ATTTTTTAGGATATTTATACACCAGACCTATTGTTCCAAGTTTATAGGTGTTTATGAAAAATCTTTACCTATTTGTCaaccattgttaaatatttgcGGCAGTTATATTTCTATAGAACAATTTTATAgctacaaataaagaaaatttaacgTGTGTTTTATTGTCGACAAAGATCATTAACTTCGTCGAATGAAAATTTTGTGAGGAAACCTTTGTATCAGAGAATTTTCCTTAAGAACATCGTAAAGCATATTGACTAGTAAAGTCTATCAACGGGCACTAGGCCAGTATGATTATCGAAAATCCTGAACAGCTGTAATTTAAGTCACTTTTATGGTTCCCTATAAACTTTCGATCATACGGTGGACTGAATACCAAATTGTATGGTGTAAAGTTTGAAAGTTAGATAGAAAATGTTTTGAAAGTAACGATGTGGGCAGATACCGTATTCTGTCACAATTTCCCATGATCGACGTGCGGTCTACCTTTACGGTTTTGAACGAATGATAAATTACTATACTTACCTACTTGCACGCATTACTATATCAGTTGCTAATTTATCATATATAGCGATACTAGTTTTTGTTTCAGATTATAATAAGTTGTGAGAAGTAGAAGGGAATACGAGATATACTATACACATATTGATCTCACAGCTTGTGACCTAATTTagaagtgaaaataaataattagaactGTTTGCAAACAACACAGCGGACACCGCCAACCGGTAATTACAATCGACAATTGCACACAATCTTACGCATGCATTGAGTACGTAACGTAGACATTAAGATGAAATCTGATGTGGTTTATGACCTTTATTAGCAGACATGAATTGCGTAAATACTTTCATTagcaatatttcattatatcacaatataaaaacattatctcttcttttccttaaatataataagatagtaattatttataactaaaacaatACCTATCTATTTTTATTCGTGGCGAAACTATTGGGGCGATGTGATCACATCTGTGTATAAAACGGAACTCGTGAAATGGAACCGGTAGAACACTAGTATCTATCCGTCTGCCTCGCGTCGGAACTATGTTTCTGAGAAACTGTCTATCTATGAAACTTGTAATATGGAACAGTTAGAACAATTATAAGGGTTGTTGGCCTATATCTAAGCATCAGATAAAAAATTCTCCAAATATTTATAGTGTGAATGATTAACGATTCTTGTTACATTAAGGCATGCAAATTTTACTCATGGTGTTTTGTGTAGTTACCGTGTCGGAtactataattttgtatagaaaAAACTTTAAACGGAATACCCGGATAACGAACATTAATCGGAACGCGTTAATTAACacatttatgttaattacttaAGAAGTTGAGTAGCACACACATTTCTTTTCGAAAGTTTTATGTGGGTAGATAAATGGAACGAGTCATTAGTCCCTACTTATCTAAATAAAGATCTGActaatttatgtacaaaattacattactcGGTATTGTTTTTACCTTAATTTGTCCTCTGTGTTCTGTGAGGAATTCGGACACCGCTCGTGTCTCCGGTTCGCTGAAGGGATGTGGTCCTGCGAAGTTGTCGGAACAAGGATCGCGGGATGAATCTTCTTCGCCCCAATGATAGTCCCAGTTGCGATCCGCGTCCACCCCAACACACTCAGTCTGACCCCAGTTCCATGGAAACCTGAACGGTTAcgttaaatatgaataaaaaataatttcaaacttaTTTCTTTCCTCCTAGCCTTATGTCTGATCACCCCGATGAGATATATGGACTTTTTGGTTAATTTCACACTTTCATACATTAGGTGTATGAGGATGGGTCGCGTGATTTTATtggaaatatgcaaaaaaaaattatgtaagtagGCGGCTCCAAATTATACGATATGATAATAGGCATAGATTTATCTACGAAATAGCGGGGAGCTATGGAAAATTAATTAACCTTATTAAAagcataacaatataattttatatcgttGCACGAACACGAGTGCCGCTCatcattatattcattatttcatTACCCATATTTGCGATGTGATTATAATTGGACCTAGCTATGCCAAAATGAACCAACCTacaaatttcaacaaatattgTTCAATGCATAGGTATATGTATGCAATACTTAGTTGGTATATTTTGCTACAGCTCGGTGCAATTATTCGACGCTTAAAAACACATCAGTGACCTGTAGAGTATTTTCCAGACAGcgcaatatttttcttcaacttTCTCAGGAAATTTGTATTGTTCCAGTATAATTTAACAACAGATACTAAACCGGCTAAACTACTTCATGTGACTATGATGGAATTCATCATTCAAAAAATACCGGATATATTTAGATTCACCTACTCAAAGAATGCTTTTGTAAAATGTACTACTTTCTATGCTGTGTGCCACTAGTTACATGTACAGAATTtagtaatgatttttatattgctttctaTACACTCTGCGATTAAATTGGGCTCAACTCTTAACAAGAGACTGACTctttacgtaattttatttcttaaatgacGCAAAtggtttatgattttttttcaaatgattcTACTTCTGACAATTTGATTACtatcgaaaatttatttatatctgtgtTTTTCATTTGGGGTCGACggggttccgctatttgattcaattcgcccccccccccccctaatggtttatttagtattatttacttacttaataGTTGTcattaaaaatcttcaaaaactctgacaaataagaaaaaaaaaaaatacttttaagcagaagctataattatataacaaactaacttatttttttataaattaatgtaaactatatttttaattggtttaaaaataaattacattcggcatattaaatatatatttgttttcctaccttcattttattttttacattacggTATGTGACTTTTCATGGACCCTactacagaaaataaatatttaaaaagtgtaaacGAGTTTCGACATTACCACTAATGAattaacgataaaaaatatggttgatAAACTACGTTTAATATCATGGGTAAATTctgtataatgtaataaaaaataactaaccaTCCCACAAAGTAGTAGTCATCAGTCTGGTCTGGTGGGCGAGAGCGAGTTTTTCCTCCAGAGCCGATCATGCGTGTGCGAGTGCTCGTAACCGTCGGGGTTTAGCACTGGCATTATGTAGAAATCAGCCTGCTTTAGCACTTCTAATTCCGCATCTGTGAAGAAAAGTAATTTGTACCTATAGGGAAGTCCACTTACTACTAATATTCCAAGAATCTTGtacactttttttaatattaaaaggtATGTGTATTTACCCGATAAAGTAGAAAATTAATCGGCACTGGTCATATACTCGTCATGCAGTCTTTGTTCAAACGAgtcttttaattgttttttttttgtctcataGGTTTTTCTGCATTACGGAAATTTTTgaattgattataaattatatttctctttAACTAATTGCTATAagtctaaatattataagtatataagttatttataattcataccTAAGCCTTTTTCGCCTTCCACAAGCATGTGAATCATCCACGTCGCAACAGCAGGCGCGATCCACTCGCGTGCATGCGCTCCACCGTCGAGCCATATTGCGGGCTTCATTTTTGACCGTAATTTCCATTTCTTCTTGTGTACTTTGACATTTAAATCTTTGGTAAAGGTTTCGTTTGCCGGTAAAGAAATCTGAAAATTGACactcattaaataattatactattcaacattactgaaaatattataaaaagataaaatatttctccATACCTTTACGGCGACTAACGGTAGGCCCTCTGAAGATAGTCCAAGTCGCACCAATTCTACTAAATCAGGATACGAATGTTGTAGATAATCCAAATATCGAAGAATGTCAGCATAACGATGATAGCGTCGCCAAGTCATCGGATGGCCTCGTATTTTTTCCAACTCTATTCTTTGTTTCTTTGATAAGCGAGGATTTTCATATGTAATAGCTTTCTGTTTTTAAACAGAATTGTAATTAGGAATCAAACTTTACGATCAAAATGGCTATTTGCGAGTTGCGGCAGTTTTATAATTGCTTTATAATAACGATCATACATTAACGTCCAACTGAGCGTTGATGACCGATTattagataatgatttcttatgtttacgcgaatgttagacattgaaattaaactaattttcggattctatcgcggtagaatccgaaaattagtttaatttcaacgattattagatatttagaataatttaaatctgGATAAGAGGTTCTTTTCACACAcctataagatatttaaaaatagagacTTATTTGAATTACCTGTAGATCCCAAATTACAACATCAAACACAATTTTAGATGATTTCAAGTGATCTTTGACATCCACCAGTAAATCTGGTGGTACCAATAAATCCGTAGTTCCGTTCAGCGACGGTGGGGTCCACCACATCAGCCCGGAACCCTGTGCTTCTTCTTGCAAATCTACTAACTCCTGGACCTTCCACTTAATATCTGGGTAAGTTCTGAGTAGTTGGTAgcctttataatttttcttaagCGATTTCTTTGATGACTTTTTACCTAAAagtagttgtaattataataacattgctTAATATTACGTGCACGGAGataatatcataaattcataaaatgcCAAAGACAATTTAGTGTCAATATAAATAAGTGTCGTAAATGACGATGCAATGTGCGATGAAAGTGAGACACTAATTATAATGTCTACTTTCAAGTGAgggattataatataattagaaagGTTGGATaggtattttactttttttatataatactgaaATAGCATTAAGTATGtaaatttctcaaaatataaatggaaGTTTCGAGTAGTACCCAGCTTAAATTGTTTCTGTATACTTGTAATTTCTATACTCCCGATGTAAATCATTATAACGATCTACGGTTACACACAGAATGAAAGTAAGTAAATGAGATTTCGTAAAATCCACAAAACAACGAAAATTATCAGAGTAGAACGTCGTATTAGCCGTAAATCCTATGGAATATTGTAGTtgttactattaattataatgagacCACAGCGGGAAATATAGTGGTCAGATGAAGCAATGTGAAAgcaataactattttttgtGGGTACGTACTTGTAGTGGTGTCGGTAGCGGTGAAGGAAGCATCACTGTCCTCTGATTGTATAAAGGAATGAAACCAACTGCTCGTAGTCCCTGTGGAAGGCGATATTGTTGTAGATGTAGGGACAATCGGAGTAGGTTTTTTTGGTTTTGGCGTATCTTGAAACCAGGTCCCAGTTGAGAACCAAGAAGACTTAGATCCCACTATCCAGTCGTATATGTTAGTGAAAATTCCTGAAACAATATTATCTTAGTAAACCTTTGGAATAAACATTCTTGACAAATGCTGCAAGTgtagaaaattatacaaatagcGAATATTGTTTGGGAAGTTATATTTCtagatattattaaagaaatttattcgTTATAACCAACACATGAATCGCTATATTTGTCTAAAGAAGTGGGTTTAATTTAAAcggttacaatatttttttgaatctaTTTCCATAACGAATATGGTTATATGATAGATAGATACTAATTTGTGTCCAATTTAGCGATAGGCTTGCACACTATAGAGCTCGGTGAAATGGGTACCCtttggttgtgcctctgccttaTCGGTCTGGCATAAAGGTGTGAATTTATCAAGTCTGTTGACACACTTATTaaggtatttttctttatgttataaatgtagACTGAAGCCTTATTTAGTCAGTACAGGATTATGGTTTGTATGACAAAAAAAGAGGATTTCTGTATTAGTACGTGATAATATCAAATCAACGCAAGTTACAATACTATATAGCCGGAAGTTTATAggataaaataaagaattagaCATTAAATACTTGACATTACACATAAATGTaggaaaatatcattttaattcttGTTTAGTTGcgttaaagttatttatagaaTATCTGTTACATgcaataaactataatttattgttgacAAAGACTTGTAAGCTATTGTATTATAGAAGCGATGTGTCCTATGGGATTTTCCTTCGACAAAACcacgtttattgaaaaaaataaatctttcatACTGCTCATTATTCATGGAACGTATGTGTACAATTTTTCTTCTTCTAGTATCATCGGTATAGTTTGGCATTGAGTGTCGTTGAGTGTTTTGAATTTTAGAAACTACACATTTAGGTTACCGTCAATTatctttaacattaatttactGACACTTTTTGAAAGCTGTTACGATCCCGATAAATTGCCTATTGATTAAATGGCATGTTTAAAGTTGACCTCAGGTTTGTGAGTAGTTGAGCGCGTTAGAAGTACCTATCTACTTAGgtaaaaaacttaaaaccaaATGTCAGTGTACTTCAAAAATTCAGAAAGAAGAACGAAAGTAGGATTTCTATTTACTATATGAAAATTTTTACGTGGACCGTTTCACAGTTAGTTCTAAGGAAGTTTATTTTAGCACCACAGTGCTtagttctattataatattctaattttccgcaGAAAGTGCAGAATCAAATTGCTACTATATGGTACAtggtttgaaaaaaatattgattaatacaatatcatactaaattatacatttgaTGCAGTAACGACCGGTTATAACAATGTTGATGGAAACAATGTAATCTTGCTGCTATTTCATATAATCGTTACAAACGATGCATCGTTATAAACTATATCACTACAATGGGTTTTTACTTATGAATTTATTCGATGTGAAAAATTAGCTCtttgaaaaattacattacaacGATCGAATCGCTGGCGAAACGCAATAGACCTATTTATTACCTACGCATGGTAGGTATAAAAAAAGATGAACGATACGAAACACTTGTTATGAAGTTAGAAGATTAGTGCGAATGCAACTAGCATGCCGATAGTCTTCCTTCACGACCATGTGTGATTATAATAACATGACGTGTGGAGAAGGGGCAGAATATCACACAATGACAATGTTGCGCTAGGCTTAAAACGATGgcttaaaattattgattatttgaaagttaaatacctacttaatactTGAAATGTGAGACAtctttactataattttattatattataaggttCTTATACTCTTAGTTATCTTTTACGCTCACACAGTGTCATATTAGTGACAGGTCTATTttacattaacatatttaaacttTCGATGCACTTGTTCCTTGAAATgttccatatttatttacttgaaacgATTTGTCTGCCTTTGAGAATTCAATTCCGTCCACACTACAAATAAATTTGCAAGACTGTAGCAAAGGTAAGTACTCCGTGAAATTAACTACCTAATTGTACTCTCAATAAGGTTTACAAAATCCGACGATTAGTTAGTTGTTGTTATTAGTTGCGATATAAcaataagcaaaataaaaactaatgtaACAGATTCTCAATGTAAGTCTTTGCTTAAGAGCTAATAATTAACTATGATCGGCATATTTTACGCctgcagttttattttaaaaactaatgaGCGTTATCTGCTGATTAAGTTAATTGTATTCtaaatattatcgattttctgaAATTCAGATTAATTATGCGTCTTCCTGCCCAACAAAATGTAAAGGCCATTTGagagaattaaattaaaaaataatatttatttaatgattatgaTTTAAGATTCCTATACAACAGTCATACCTTACGTTAATAAACCTTAACGTTATGTGGGtcacaaaaaatctaaattatcgTGCCTGGGGCCACAACAAAAATTCGTTAATCTACGTAAgtctaataaaataatcgaattttgactttattttaataaatcgtaTTTACGTTtagttgaataattttatttattatatacatttgcCGATCAAATCGAATTATTTT
This genomic stretch from Manduca sexta isolate Smith_Timp_Sample1 unplaced genomic scaffold, JHU_Msex_v1.0 HiC_scaffold_1433, whole genome shotgun sequence harbors:
- the LOC119191381 gene encoding LOW QUALITY PROTEIN: carboxypeptidase A4-like (The sequence of the model RefSeq protein was modified relative to this genomic sequence to represent the inferred CDS: deleted 1 base in 1 codon; added 360 bases not found in genome assembly) codes for the protein MARRLTLILLLACAAALRRPPTKTENFYDSDSEDSYSLWEEYDEYYEATRPPRRTTTTSAKVILRGKRPEVNVTMKKDKSDDNKVIKTTNINIQSHTNFIVTKPPVNKYEATRSPVVQIGDQYVLVEGTGMHSVTKLSTRKPTTPRLPTTRRPSSTRRPSTTTRRSSHRTTRRTFKTTKAPNTKKTTCPPKNSGWLNAFFQETKVKKSPKKPEKSGWFIGIFTNIYDWIVGSKSSWFSTGTWFQDTPKPKKPTPIVPTSTTISPSTGTTSSWFHSFIQSEDSDASFTATDTTTSKKSSKKSLKKNYKGYQLLRTYPDIKWKVQELVDLQEEAQGSGLMWWTPPSLNGTTDLLVPPDLLVDVKDHLKSSKIVFDVVIWDLQKAITYENPRLSKKQRIELEKIRGHPMTWRRYHRYADILRYLDYLQHSYPDLVELVRLGLSSEGLPLVAVKISLPANETFTKDLNVKVHKKKWKLRSKMKPAIWLDGGAHAREWIAPAVATWMIHMLVEGEKGLDAELEVLKQADFYIMPVLNPDGYEHSHTHDRLWRKTRSRPPDQTDDYYFVGWFPWNWGQTECVGVDADRNWDYHWGEEDSSRDPCSDNFAGPHPFSEPETRAVSEFLTEHRGQIKVFISLHAYSQAWLVPSTHAYTPYGDDGVLMEMGKLATTALGDMFGTKYRVGTAEELSQPAGGMSHDWAKARAGIKFSYHVDLRDSFGPYGFLLPGSQIVSTARETWQAVKAIVDNVAPD